One window of the uncultured Fibrobacter sp. genome contains the following:
- a CDS encoding nucleoside monophosphate kinase — MAKIPAVLIFGAPGSGKGTVGAKLAATTSLKHISTGDIFRGIAPSSESGKLLASYSSKGLLVPDEATVEIFGRFIEGLINTNKVNPDKDTLLLDGIPRTVAQVKLIESVVDVKHIFVLDIKDEKTIVARLLNRAKIEGRKDDADEAVIKNRLKVYKESTAKVLGKYSKSIISRINGDNTPDEVFCDTLAAYVKFCKSACKKAPAKKAACKKACKKAK, encoded by the coding sequence ATGGCTAAAATTCCTGCAGTCCTTATCTTTGGCGCTCCCGGTTCCGGCAAGGGTACCGTCGGTGCAAAGCTCGCTGCTACCACTTCCCTCAAGCACATTTCCACGGGCGACATCTTCCGTGGTATTGCCCCGTCCAGCGAATCCGGCAAGCTCCTCGCTTCTTACTCCAGCAAGGGCCTGCTCGTCCCGGACGAAGCCACTGTCGAAATCTTCGGCCGCTTCATCGAAGGCCTCATCAATACGAATAAGGTAAACCCGGATAAGGATACCCTTCTCCTCGATGGTATTCCTCGCACGGTTGCTCAGGTCAAGCTCATCGAATCCGTTGTCGACGTGAAGCACATCTTCGTGCTCGACATCAAGGACGAGAAGACCATCGTGGCCCGCCTCCTGAACCGCGCCAAGATCGAAGGCCGTAAGGACGACGCCGACGAAGCCGTGATCAAGAACCGCCTCAAGGTGTACAAGGAATCCACCGCCAAGGTGCTCGGCAAGTACAGCAAGTCCATCATCAGCCGCATCAACGGCGACAACACCCCGGACGAAGTGTTCTGCGACACTCTCGCCGCCTACGTGAAGTTCTGCAAGAGCGCTTGCAAGAAAGCCCCTGCTAAGAAGGCCGCCTGCAAGAAGGCTTGCAAGAAAGCTAAGTAA
- the cimA gene encoding citramalate synthase yields the protein MKVFLYDTTLRDGNQDRKISLSLADKLQIARILDHFGFDYIEGGWPNPSNPTDEEFFQKIKEVKLKHAKIAAFGSTRRPKVLPEKDPLLQALVKSGAPVKTIFGKSWDLHVTDVIRTTLEENLDMIESSVDYLKDHSEEVIYDAEHFFDGYKANPEYALETLKAAERGRADFIVLCDTNGGTMPWELEKIVKDVKKVVSTPIGIHVHNDAGLGVCNSLFAVKSGATMVQGVVNGYGERCGNANLTTIAADLHFKMGAKFFAAKKIARLRQLSSNVDQIVNLPSDVHAPYVGDAAFAHKGGAHIDGVMKVSRSFEHIDPHEVGNDRVFVTSDQAGGSLVVEKLKAIKPGIDKKDPVVGKLLTLIKERENAGWHFDSAEASFKLLVYRHLGMVQEPFKVLGYRVIEDKTPQGVSVSQATVKLQIGDKISHQVSEGDGPVNALDAALRKALLPFFPNMAKVKLDDYKVRVLGSKVASDATVRVWTTFGDEKGYWNVVGVSSNIIEASWMAFVDGLTYKILVDNKVIESAYKHIDVKPVATKAAEKEEPAPVKTKKLTKRQVKRVAGI from the coding sequence ATGAAAGTTTTTTTATACGACACGACCCTCCGCGACGGTAACCAAGACCGTAAGATAAGCCTTTCTCTAGCCGACAAGTTGCAGATTGCGCGAATTCTTGACCATTTCGGTTTTGACTACATCGAAGGGGGCTGGCCCAATCCGAGCAACCCGACCGACGAGGAATTCTTCCAGAAGATCAAGGAAGTCAAGCTGAAGCATGCGAAGATTGCTGCATTCGGTTCCACTCGCCGCCCGAAGGTGCTGCCCGAGAAGGACCCGTTGCTGCAGGCGCTCGTGAAGTCGGGCGCTCCGGTCAAGACGATTTTTGGAAAGAGCTGGGATTTGCACGTTACGGACGTTATCCGCACGACGCTCGAGGAGAACCTCGACATGATCGAGTCATCCGTCGACTACCTCAAGGACCATTCCGAAGAGGTGATTTACGATGCGGAACATTTCTTTGACGGTTACAAGGCGAACCCGGAATACGCTCTCGAGACGCTGAAGGCGGCTGAACGCGGCCGCGCGGACTTTATCGTGCTTTGCGACACGAACGGCGGCACGATGCCGTGGGAACTCGAGAAGATTGTGAAGGACGTGAAGAAGGTCGTCTCGACGCCTATCGGTATCCACGTGCATAACGATGCGGGCTTGGGCGTGTGCAACAGCCTGTTTGCCGTGAAGAGCGGCGCTACCATGGTGCAGGGCGTGGTGAACGGTTACGGCGAGCGTTGCGGTAACGCGAACCTCACGACTATCGCTGCAGACCTCCATTTCAAGATGGGCGCGAAGTTCTTTGCCGCGAAAAAGATTGCAAGGTTGCGCCAGCTGAGCAGCAACGTGGACCAGATTGTGAACCTGCCGAGCGACGTGCATGCCCCGTACGTGGGCGATGCGGCGTTCGCGCACAAGGGCGGTGCCCATATCGACGGCGTGATGAAGGTCAGCCGTAGTTTCGAGCATATCGACCCGCACGAAGTCGGCAACGACCGCGTGTTTGTCACGAGCGATCAGGCGGGCGGTTCCCTTGTGGTGGAAAAGCTCAAGGCCATCAAGCCGGGCATCGACAAGAAGGACCCGGTGGTGGGCAAGCTCCTCACGCTCATCAAGGAACGCGAGAATGCCGGCTGGCATTTTGACAGCGCCGAGGCGAGTTTCAAGCTGCTCGTGTATCGCCACCTGGGCATGGTGCAGGAGCCGTTCAAGGTTCTTGGCTACCGCGTGATTGAAGACAAGACTCCGCAGGGCGTGTCCGTTTCGCAGGCGACCGTCAAGCTCCAGATTGGTGACAAGATCAGCCATCAGGTGAGTGAAGGTGACGGCCCGGTGAACGCGCTCGATGCGGCGCTGCGCAAGGCGTTGCTCCCGTTCTTCCCGAACATGGCGAAGGTCAAGCTCGACGACTACAAGGTGCGTGTGCTCGGTTCCAAGGTGGCATCCGACGCGACGGTGCGCGTGTGGACGACGTTTGGCGACGAGAAGGGCTACTGGAACGTGGTCGGCGTCTCGAGCAACATCATCGAGGCGAGCTGGATGGCGTTCGTGGACGGGCTCACGTACAAGATTCTCGTGGACAACAAGGTCATCGAGAGCGCGTACAAGCATATCGACGTGAAGCCGGTGGCCACGAAGGCTGCCGAGAAGGAAGAACCCGCACCGGTGAAAACGAAAAAATTGACAAAACGCCAAGTGAAGAGAGTTGCTGGCATCTAA